From Camelina sativa cultivar DH55 chromosome 5, Cs, whole genome shotgun sequence:
TGGATCAGGTTCCTTTCCTAGTTCGGGTTCTACAGGAATTGGTTTCGGTGCAGGAGCTGGGTCAAGTGGTTCAGGTTCTACCGGAACAGGTGTAGGTACAGGGTCAATACCATCAAGTTCAGGCCCTTTGACTACACCTGGTCCTGGTCCTTTACCAATTGCCGGCTCTGTCCCTGGTTCTTTAGCGGGTGGTGGTTCAGGTTCCTTGCCTACCACTGGTCCCGGTCCTCTACCAGCTGCAGGCTCTGGTGGTTTAGCCACTGGTCTTGGTGGTGGTGCCGGTGCTGGTCCAGCTCTTGGTGGTGGTTCGGGTGCTGGTCCAGCTCTTGGTGGTGGTGCAGGTGCTGGTCCAGCTCTTGGTGGTGGTGCAGGTGCCGGTCCAGCTGTTGTTGGTGCAGGTGGTGGTGCGGGTGCTGGTCCAGGTCTTGGTGGTGGTATAGGTCCTGACAACACATTGGTATTTTTTATGCACGATATACTCGGTGGTTCAAATCCCACAGCCAGAGCTGTAACTGGAGTAGTAGCAAACCCAGCTTTAAGCGGCCAACTCCCATTTGCTAAAACCAACGGTGCAAACCTTGCTATAAACAACGGAGTTCCAtcggacaacaacaacaacgggattgtcaacaacaacaacgtacCTTTCCTCGTTGGACTAGGTGGAACCACGGCTAACATTCTCCAGGAAAATGGAAACGGAAACAACAATATAAACGGTTTCAGTGTTGCTAGCGGTGGTCAGCTCCCGAGTGGTTCTGCTCTTCAGATGCTAATGTTTGGGACAATGACCGTGATCGATGATGAACTAACCGAAGGACATGAGCTCGGATCTGGTCTGCTCGGGAAAGCGCAGGGATACTATGTGGCAAGTGCGGTTGACGGAACTAGCCAGACATTGGCCTTCACTGCGATGTTTGAGAGTGGCGGTTATGAAGATAGTATAAGCTTCTTTGGGGTTCTCAGAACAGCGGTTTCTGAATCACATTTAGGAGTTATGGGAGGTACCGGGAAGTATGTGAACGCTAGAGGATTTGCGATTGTGAAGACGTTTACAGGATCTAGCGGGAGCGGGACACAGCAGAATCAACCGCATCAGTTCACTGATGGGCTTGAGACTGTTCTCCAGTGTACCGTTTATCTTTCTTactagttttattatttttcttattctgTTGGTGTTTGGGAATGTTTGGTATGTGTGTGATGTGTCGTCGTCATTTGTAATCTAAATATGAAAGTTGTGTAAGAAAATTGtatttacttcttttctttttccttggaatttactaatttgtttggactttggacCAAATATCTTTAAATCATTCAGAACGTTGATTTCAAAATACTGTTTAGTCAGCGGGAGCAACTAGAACCTAGGTCGTTTATGTTGGTCGTGAGTTAATTGTCGATTTACAGATTTGAGGGTCTTCAAGATTTAATAATTTGACCTTTGAAGGTTGTTTGTTGCCACCAAATCTTCAAGACCCTCAAATCCGTGAATGGACAATTAACACACTACCAACACAAATAATTCTCTAGTCTCTAGGCTCTAGTTCTAACCCTACCCATGGCCATGGCCATATGTTATGGATTACTAAATTCAGTCATACATCTCATAACATGATGTTCAATCACGTCAAGTCATTTATATCATTCAAActcactaaaaataataataataataataataataataataataataataaaaggttTAATCAAGTGTATTGTTGGCTTCACTTCCACTTGGTTTGATTTCCGTATTGTGGCGTAGTCGGTAGTTCTTAAAGATTCAAGTCATTTACGTATTTAATTATTGGCAGTGCCATTGCCATTCTAAactatactactactactaaaattacaagaaaaaaacaagtgaaCACTGAAATGATAAAAGATTTGACGAAAATGTCAAATGGATAACACTTGTTATGACTCAAATGAAGCAAAGCGCATGTCATGTTTAAAAAGTGAAATAATGATTGATGTGTTCTATCATTAGTTGCCGTCATTGAAGATTTGCTTGGTGGGAAACGTGAAAGGAGAgtatatatgaaataattatGTTCAGTCATTTAGTTGCAAATTTGCATGGTGGAAAAGTGGAAACTTTGAAACAAGTTTTGTagataaaatagttaaaaatatgGTATATAATTAGATATCGTCCTTTTAACATTATCagaatttaacaaaaacaaaagggaaacaaaattataataaaatataggaATTTGGATTATTAGTTGATTACTatagtttttaaattcttttggGTTATCTAGCTACCGATTTATCATTAGGTTGAGActttgagtatatatatgtgtagaCTTTAACACCAAAAAATATGTCTAgacttattatttttgttttgcattagTATACATTGAATTACTATGATTTTagggaaaaaagcttaaaaatacttcatctattttttatttggaagtttaatacctcgttttttttggttggaagaaaaatacctcatttaattaaaacgtgTGATTTAATactcaaactaataaattttgttagtttcatacttatgattttttgacaaaaataaaattccatttttacccttagtatatcaattaataattaattttaaatgacatggtattaatttataattttatttgaattaaaattaataaaaagaaatattaaataaacttaattttaattcaaataagcctataaattaagaaaaattcttgggtttacaaaagagtaattagggtttagattttacaattaaacaaaattatatgtcggtttgggtttacaaaacagtggttaggatttaga
This genomic window contains:
- the LOC104786832 gene encoding dirigent protein 10-like; the encoded protein is MAGQKILSLLVIALVVTFAAAARLLDEEDAFSATTNSGSASTAGSGSFPSSGSTGIGFGAGAGSSGSGSTGTGVGTGSIPSSSGPLTTPGPGPLPIAGSVPGSLAGGGSGSLPTTGPGPLPAAGSGGLATGLGGGAGAGPALGGGSGAGPALGGGAGAGPALGGGAGAGPAVVGAGGGAGAGPGLGGGIGPDNTLVFFMHDILGGSNPTARAVTGVVANPALSGQLPFAKTNGANLAINNGVPSDNNNNGIVNNNNVPFLVGLGGTTANILQENGNGNNNINGFSVASGGQLPSGSALQMLMFGTMTVIDDELTEGHELGSGLLGKAQGYYVASAVDGTSQTLAFTAMFESGGYEDSISFFGVLRTAVSESHLGVMGGTGKYVNARGFAIVKTFTGSSGSGTQQNQPHQFTDGLETVLQCTVYLSY